The window TACCCCTTGGTGAAGGTAAAACAACTACCTCTTTTTTCTTCTTTTTTCGCCTACTCTTTCGGGTATCTTCAATAGGCGTACAATAGCTGTAGAGTGTCCCTAGATCGTATTCAACTGGATTCCATATATCAACGGTGGTTTTAGCCATATTCTTTTGATTTACCGTATTAGGAAACCGTAAGACCCGTGTGGGGTCTGTTGTCTGAGAGTCTGCTCCTAAAAAAGAGAGCTTGGATATATATTGCGAGGTAATGTATCGGCTTAACCATGAGATGGTCGGAGCCGCCCCACCTTTAATTCCATAGATGAGTTGCAGCCCTCTACCACTATCGATAAGGAGGTTTGGCTCTGGTATTACCTGATCCAGTATAAGGGCTTGAATCTCATCGCCTGCTTCTTCTACTGTTGCTCCTACATTGTATATATCGAGATCTAACCCTATATTACGAATTTGACGTAAATCTGACTCCTTACGGCTACCAAAACTGAATGCATTAAGAGAAAGATAGATATTGCTTGTCGTATTCATCTCTGCATACTGAATCATTTTCTCAATGTCTTTCATTCCCCAAGATCGTTGAATTCTCTGTGGAAGTTGCAAAGTAGATATAAATCCCGTCTTTTTATTTGCAGAAGCGTAACACTCTGTCCATCTTTTTATTTCTGTTTCTGTCTCCACTCGAGCCAGAATAGACATAACTAATACTCTCCCTCTGCGGGGAAACGACAAATTATAACCAATAAATGCTGTTGCATACCCTGCCTCAGGAATGGTATCATAAAAGCAAAAGCAGAATCAAAATGTAAAAGGGCATGAAGATGACCTTTTACTACAACAGTAAATACCTTGTCTGAAGACCGTTACTAGTTTGGCGACTGGTGGAACGGT is drawn from Mechercharimyces sp. CAU 1602 and contains these coding sequences:
- a CDS encoding AsnC family protein yields the protein MSILARVETETEIKRWTECYASANKKTGFISTLQLPQRIQRSWGMKDIEKMIQYAEMNTTSNIYLSLNAFSFGSRKESDLRQIRNIGLDLDIYNVGATVEEAGDEIQALILDQVIPEPNLLIDSGRGLQLIYGIKGGAAPTISWLSRYITSQYISKLSFLGADSQTTDPTRVLRFPNTVNQKNMAKTTVDIWNPVEYDLGTLYSYCTPIEDTRKSRRKKKKKEVVVLPSPRGIVNLYSLNTKKKDDLDRLLDLRNGVMTGYRNTYLYTYCFTIALILKEQKSTIVFARQANERFKEPLLIKELESVAKSACKDALDFLKAFKANEYKMIGLPSNLIKPEKASTIIRKLDITDEEIEHMRVLINRETKRKRNTEYVRDKRGSITQEEHIKNKRQKVDEKIGQLRELLESSPDMTNRMLAEELQVTVRRVQQLKKEIKNNSSHEITVTIERS